The following DNA comes from Hypomesus transpacificus isolate Combined female chromosome 5, fHypTra1, whole genome shotgun sequence.
GTTATCTCTTCAAGTCAAGATATTCTTTTAATAAACTGATGACTGCCTGACAATAAAATTGGACTCTTATTTGATTGAGATTCATTGCAGATCTTAGACTTACAGCCGATGATTGTCAGAGAAGCTTTCATGTGAACACCCACCCAAATCCTTCTCACCAATCTCTGCACCCCTTATAAAACTAGTGCTACCAATCCCTGCTTTCTTTTCATAGCGTCCATCGACCAGTTCTGTGTTACACATTGTCCTGCATGTACCAATAACAATCTGCCATTCACTCTCAAAGAATTAAGCACTATGACAACAAGagtaaacaaatcaaagtttagAAGCTTTGTGTACAACACCCTGGTCTGCACACAGAAAGATGTGGATCCTTGTGCATGCGAAGTACAGGGCATAGTTACTTTTTCAAATGATTCAATTATCTTGAAATCCTACTACTCTTAGGTAAGCAAAGAGCAATATGCATAATTAAGTGTATTTTGGTTGCAGTTCAACTGCATCAGTTACTGCATTTGTTATGCAATTGGTCTTGATGATGGTTGAAAAAGTTAACAGATTTTTTATTCTTACTTACAAATGATGTTTATTACAAATTGATGTATATCAACTGGCTAGGTTGTTTCTACTCATCTCCACATACAGTTTACTCTCAACGTGCAACCTACTCAGATCCCAACAATGTGTACCAGTTTGTAAGCTGCCTGTCTTATTAAAAACCTAACCCTTTGTTGCTACGTCATCACCGGCCTGGTGTCAGATATCCTCACACAGTCCAGACGATGTCCAAAGATCGTcaggtgaccctagacacatcCCGCAGCCCCTCCCGCCCAAacaccatcccccctcctcgtGCTTGTCTACGCCCCGAACCACTCCTGCTCTTACCCACTCTCCCTTGCCGAGGGGAGTTGCCTGCTCTTGCAGGTATGCAGACGAGATGTACATTAGAGCCTAATCTTTATCCAACAGATCCAGCCTCTCCTTCACAATGCTCTCTCTGGTGACCCAGCGCATTTGTACCGGCTCGCTCGCTCTTCCCCTCTGCTTTAGCCCTTCTCTCTTTGCCCTCTTCCGCAggtctcctcctctaccccgaCACGCCAGACAAGATGGAGTCGATGACACAACAGGCTTTCCGCCCCCGACCAGGGCCACGGCCAGACAAAGGCCGGGCTCTCCAGAGTAACCTAACCTTGGAAGGTAAGGCcacttcaacccccccccccccccaaggtttAAGATACTGATTCATATACTGAAAACATAATATTTCGATGTCGCTTTTAGATTAAATCTGATCTGATAAATGAATACGTGTAAATGGGAGGTTTTCCTCCAATTCTTGACGGCAGACAACTTGGCATCTGCAGTTTGAAAGTGCTATTCTGGCCATCGTGAAAACACAATGTTACACCCGCGTCAGTCGCGGCTCCAGGTCAGCTGTTACAGAAGTGTGATGACGTCGGCTTGCAGGCGACCGGTGTTTCCTGACCACCCAGAGAGAGGCCTTCCACCCCCATCCTCTAGAGGGAGCCCCGCGCGCCGTGAGACGCAGGCCGAGAGGAAGGGCGGAGACGAAGGGGAGAAGGCTCGAGAAGGACgacggggaggagggagatgagggaggactGGAGCGGGGCGGGGTTGGAGGAGAGCGGGAGGAGATGCTGTCTGTGTACCAGCAGgatttccctcctccctccatccctctgagGAGGAGAAGTCTGGCCATGCCTCCCCCGGACAACATCGCAATCAACCCCATCCTCAGGTATGTCTGTGTTTAGATTCATTCTTAAGTCCCACAAATTGgttccgtttgtgtgtgtacagcatgaAAAAAATCATTGGTTTAAAATCATTCCGGAAATGGTGTCAACATGGTCGAACTCTTTGTGTGTCCACAGAGCAGAGTTCAGGACAGTCCAGAGGGACGCCTATCCGATGTGGTCTTTAACAGGATACTTCAAACCCATTGCCAGGCTGAGGGCTACGAAACAACACAGCACTTACCCTGGGTGACCCCGTTTTGTATTCACAAACGGCAAACCTCTAGTCTAGCGGACTAACAGCGTGACACTGGAATCGATGAAAAACAATCCTAAATGAAGTAACAATCCAGTATTGCACCTTCGAGTCAATATCCCACAAGAAGAAAATAGTGGTGCTACATACATGATAGATCAAATAGTTATATTTATTGATGTCTACTATGTGACTTTCAGTTTGGAGACGTGAATATAATACCATCACCACAAAATAACTGAATTACACCGAGATACAAAACTGATCATTTAATAAACAAATAGAAAGAACAAAATATCAGAGTTGCTGGCTCAGTAGTCCAACCAACAGTGAGggactgtctgcctgtctgcctgcctgcctgactgtctgcctgtctgtcacgcTGCAGAAGAAGGCACAGCTGAACATCTCGTCCGTGTTCCCTAATTCTCTGACTGGCCATATATTCCGTACATGTTTGTGTCTGGGCCTGGAGACATGGATCTGCTGCGTCACAGGCAGATATGTTTTCATCCATATGCACCCCATCCtacttccatccatccatcaagaGAAAGTCCTTTgttgtgtgttctctctctcctctacatgTCTTCCACGCTCCACTTGTACGCCACTTCCTGCACCGCCATCTTATCGGCTATCCTGGTGTAGCGCTTCTGCTCAAAGCCGTTGGACCTGAGAAACACACGTACGCAACTTTGCTTAAATTGTTACCCATTTACAGCTGTACATCTCAACGGGTGTACAAACGGACACCTGCACAACAGactcacactcatacactctttctcacacacacacacacacacacactatgcaggaGGTGCTACCTGTCCACTCCGTCCCAGCGGTAGCCCGGGTGGATGTTGAAACGGTTTGGTGGTGGGGGCGGTCCTTTGTAGCGTGGTTTTTCTGAAaaaaaggatgaaaacaacaaaaGGGGTGTTAGAGAtacagaggaatggagagagagagattaaggcTCTCAGGGGGTGTCGTGTCATGTCTGACCTTTGACTCCTCGTAGCTTGGAGTCCTTTTCTTTTTTGCGTCGGAGCATGGCTGCCATGGGGTCCCcgtccctctcctgctcccgcAGCATGCGGTCCAGGTCCTCGTCGTCGCGGTGACGCGCAAAGGGCTTCTGGGCCTCGAGCACCGCGTCCTCAATGTTCTGGTTCTGCATCTGGCCCTGCACTAGCCTGCgagatgttcacacacacacacacaatttaatCTGCCTGTACGTTAGCCTGTACAGAAAACCCAGACcgaaacagagagacgcaaaCGAAGGTCAAGATTGTTTCTTTCTCACCCTTTCCCCCACTGGGCGTATTTCTCGTCCTTCTCAGCCTTCGCTGCAGCCTTTCTCTtctgctcttctctctccacctccagatCTCGTCGTTTGCCGCTCTTGTCCCTGAAAACGGTCTGGGCGTTACGCGACTGgtctgagggggagagaaagcggTTGAAAGTTGACAGCAACGACAAGGCGACAGTTGAACTTCAAAACGAGTAGCCTGTGTGAAATACAGTATTGTGGGAGGTGTAGGATTGGTTGAGGCGTGAAGGTGATGAGTCTGAGGTCGAGTGTGTGGCTGATGATCTGTCGACAGACCTTCTAGGGGTCGGTTGATTTTCTCCCTGCGTCGGTTCTCCTCCTGTTCTTCCCTTAGAACGTCTATGGACACCaggcctgctgcccccccagataACATCCTTGGAGCCTGAGGgagttaaaaaaattataataaggTAAACACACTCATGATTAGTTTATTTGCCTCCTCCTTGCGGCCTTGGGTTACAACATAGAAAGTACCACAAGGTAATACAtactatttttattttatttttttacctgtgattggtcaggcctg
Coding sequences within:
- the si:dkeyp-69c1.9 gene encoding uncharacterized protein si:dkeyp-69c1.9 produces the protein MSKDRQVTLDTSRSPSRPNTIPPPRACLRPEPLLLLPTLPCRGELPALAGLLLYPDTPDKMESMTQQAFRPRPGPRPDKGRALQSNLTLEGDRCFLTTQREAFHPHPLEGAPRAVRRRPRGRAETKGRRLEKDDGEEGDEGGLERGGVGGEREEMLSVYQQDFPPPSIPLRRRSLAMPPPDNIAINPILRAEFRTVQRDAYPMWSLTGYFKPIARLRATKQHSTYPG